One genomic window of Acomys russatus chromosome 29, mAcoRus1.1, whole genome shotgun sequence includes the following:
- the Urod gene encoding uroporphyrinogen decarboxylase, which produces MATPKSLSGRGGAWAVGAETQIKAVTAQVLFTMEANGSGLQNFPELKNDTFLRAAWGEETDYTPVWCMRQAGRYLPEFRQTRAAQDFFSTCRSPEACCELTLQPLRRFPLDAAIIFSDILVVPQALGMEVTMVPGKGPSFPEPLREERDLDRLRDPAEVASELSYVFQAITLTRQRLAGRVPLIGFGGAPWTLMTYMVEGGSSSTMAQAKRWLYQKPQASHKLLGILTDALVPYLIGQVAAGAQALQLFESHAGHLGSELFGKFALPYIRDVARRVKAGLQKAGLAPVPMIIFAKDGHFALEELAQAGYEVVGLDWKVAPKKARECVGQTVTLQGNLDPCALYASEEEIGRLVQQMLDDFGPQRYIANLGHGLYPDMDPEHVGAFVDAVHKHSRLIRQN; this is translated from the exons ATGGCGACGCCCAAGAGTCTCTCAGGAAGGGGCGGTGCCTGGGCTGTGGGGGCGGAGACTCAGATTAAAGCGGTGACCGCTCAAGTACTGTTTACCATGGAGGCGAACGGGTCGGG ACTCCAGAACTTTCCGGAGCTGAAGAATGACACGTTCCTGCGAGCAGCTTGGGGAGAGGAAACAGACTACACTCCCGTTTGGTGCATGCGACAGGCAGGCCGATACTTGCCAG AGTTTAGGCAAACCAGGGCTGCCCAGGACTTCTTCAGCACCTGTCGCTCTCCCGAGGCTTGCTGCGAGCTGACTCTGCAG CCACTGCGAAGGTTCCCTCTGGATGCTGCTATCATCTTCTCAGACATCCTTGTGGTACCCCAG GCACTGGGCATGGAGGTAACCATGGTACCTGGCAAAGGACCCAGCTTCCCAGAGCCATTAAGAGAAGAGCGGGACCTAGACCGTCTACGGGACCCAGCAGAAGTGGCTTCAGAGCTGAGCTATGTGTTCCAAGCCATCACCCTTACCCGACAACGGCTGGCCGGCCGTGTGCCGCTAATCGGCTTTGGTGGCGCTCCG TGGACCCTGATGACGTACATGGTTGAAGGCGGCAGTTCCAGCACCATGGCTCAGGCCAAGCGATGGCTCTACCAAAAGCCACAGGCCAGTCACAAGCTGCTTGGCATACTCACTGATGCTCTGGTGCCGTATCTAATAGGACAAGTGGCTGCTGGTGCTCAG GCACTGCAGCTCTTTGAGTCCCACGCAGGACACCTTGGCTCAGAGCTCTTTGGCAAGTTTGCCCTGCCCTACATCCGCGATGTGGCCAGGCGAGTGAAGGCTGGCTTGCAGAAGGCAGGTCTGGCTCCAGTGCCCATG ATCATCTTTGCTAAGGATGGACATTTTGCCCTGGAGgagctggcccaggctggctATGAGGTAGTTGGGCTTGACTGGAAAGTGGCTCCAAAGAAAGCGCG GGAGTGTGTGGGGCAGACGGTGACTCTGCAGGGGAACCTGGATCCCTGCGCCTTGTATGCATCTGAG GAAGAGATTGGTCGACTGGTGCAGCAGATGTTGGATGACTTTGGGCCACAGCGCTACATTGCCAACCTAGGGCACGGGCTTTACCCTGACATGGACCCAGAACATGTAGGAGCCTTTGTGGATGCTGTACACAAGCATTCACGTCTGATTCGACAGAATTAA